The following are from one region of the Chloracidobacterium sp. genome:
- a CDS encoding TetR/AcrR family transcriptional regulator, translating into MKRGRPRMFDLDQAIQKAMMLFWRKGFHGTTIPDLTAELGINRPSLYVAFGDKENLFRLALDRYRRDPASYVNRALAKPTAREAFEGLLYGVIDLLTDKNNPGGCLFVCGAMAGGEASRPLLDEMKKRRRDGEADIRERFERAIEEGDLPSSANAKALAKFATTQMWGLSVQSSTGSTRKELLAAAELAIKAFPAK; encoded by the coding sequence ATGAAACGCGGTCGTCCCAGAATGTTCGATCTAGATCAAGCGATCCAAAAGGCAATGATGCTCTTTTGGCGCAAGGGTTTTCACGGAACCACGATCCCCGATCTGACCGCCGAACTTGGTATCAATCGCCCGAGCCTTTATGTTGCATTTGGTGATAAGGAAAACCTTTTTCGTCTTGCGCTCGACCGATACAGGCGTGATCCGGCGTCGTATGTAAATCGAGCTCTTGCAAAGCCCACTGCCCGTGAAGCGTTTGAAGGCTTGCTGTATGGTGTGATCGATCTACTTACAGACAAGAATAATCCCGGCGGATGCCTTTTCGTATGTGGTGCTATGGCGGGTGGCGAAGCTTCCAGGCCCCTTCTTGATGAAATGAAAAAGCGTCGCCGCGACGGCGAAGCTGATATTCGCGAGCGGTTTGAAAGAGCGATCGAAGAAGGCGATCTCCCGAGCTCCGCAAATGCGAAAGCGCTTGCCAAATTTGCTACAACGCAAATGTGGGGACTTTCGGTACAAAGCAGCACAGGAAGCACAAGAAAGGAACTACTGGCCGCTGCCGAACTCGCGATAAAAGCATTCCCCGCGAAATAA
- a CDS encoding HD domain-containing protein: MSAKLRERLPIVEDVLGEREAVLSLNLTSYKNHVYRMVNFGLAFGDLSPAEEEKVIIAGCFHDLGIWNDGTFDYLRPSIALAREYLEQIHKPDWSDQISLMIGEHHKLRRHRGDALTEALRRADLVDISLGVIRFGLDPVFVRDVRTRFPNTGFHVGLLRTACSWVLHHPFNPVPVLKW; the protein is encoded by the coding sequence ATGAGTGCAAAGTTGAGAGAACGGCTTCCGATTGTTGAGGACGTACTCGGCGAACGGGAAGCTGTTCTTTCTTTGAACCTTACCAGCTACAAGAACCACGTTTATCGGATGGTCAACTTCGGCCTTGCTTTCGGAGACCTTTCACCGGCTGAGGAAGAAAAGGTCATCATTGCCGGGTGCTTTCACGACCTCGGCATATGGAACGACGGTACGTTCGATTATCTCCGGCCGTCGATCGCACTCGCCCGTGAATATCTTGAGCAGATTCACAAACCCGATTGGTCCGATCAGATATCGCTTATGATCGGCGAGCATCACAAACTTCGGCGTCATCGAGGAGATGCCCTCACCGAGGCGTTGCGGAGGGCCGATCTTGTTGATATCTCGTTGGGAGTTATCAGGTTCGGGCTCGACCCAGTTTTTGTGAGGGATGTGAGAACGCGATTTCCGAATACGGGCTTTCACGTCGGTTTGCTTAGGACCGCGTGCTCATGGGTATTGCACCATCCCTTCAACCCGGTCCCCGTTTTAAAATGGTAA
- a CDS encoding alpha/beta hydrolase, producing the protein MNESSFEGVGGLKIFNRTWKPESSPRAVMVLIHGFNAHSGYMTWPAEQLAAAGIACYALDLRGRGQSEGERFYVEEFTDYLGDVGKLVNIARTENPGLPVYLLGHSAGGVIATSYVYEHQDTIGGLVCHSFAFDVGLPHLVQLALEGIAKIVPHLHVFSLNNADFSRDPEHVERMNNDPLIHKESQPAETARVMLLAAEALKEHMPNFRVPVFIIHGTDDKATRSAGSQYFFDNAGSKDKTLRLYEGHYHDLLADLDKEKVMADILAWLDERIPAENAATA; encoded by the coding sequence ATGAACGAATCGTCATTTGAAGGCGTAGGCGGACTGAAGATCTTTAACCGAACGTGGAAGCCCGAGAGTTCGCCTCGAGCCGTTATGGTCCTGATCCACGGTTTCAATGCTCATAGCGGCTATATGACCTGGCCGGCAGAGCAATTGGCGGCCGCGGGCATTGCATGCTATGCGCTTGACCTTCGCGGACGCGGCCAATCGGAAGGTGAACGCTTCTATGTCGAGGAATTTACTGATTACCTTGGAGATGTTGGTAAGCTAGTAAACATTGCTCGAACCGAGAATCCTGGACTGCCGGTCTATCTGCTCGGACATAGCGCAGGCGGCGTGATCGCGACGTCATATGTTTACGAGCATCAGGATACGATTGGCGGGTTGGTCTGTCACAGTTTCGCGTTCGATGTCGGATTGCCTCATCTGGTGCAGCTTGCTTTGGAAGGCATAGCGAAGATAGTCCCGCATCTCCACGTGTTCTCGTTGAACAACGCCGATTTTTCGCGTGATCCGGAGCATGTGGAGCGGATGAACAACGATCCGCTAATTCATAAGGAATCACAGCCAGCCGAAACCGCTCGGGTTATGCTGCTTGCGGCCGAAGCTCTGAAAGAGCATATGCCGAACTTCCGCGTTCCGGTATTCATCATCCATGGCACCGATGATAAAGCGACGCGGTCGGCCGGCAGCCAATATTTCTTCGACAACGCGGGCTCGAAGGATAAGACGCTCAGGCTTTACGAAGGCCACTACCACGACCTTCTGGCCGACCTAGATAAAGAAAAAGTGATGGCCGACATTTTGGCCTGGCTTGACGAACGCATCCCGGCAGAGAATGCAGCCACAGCATGA